In Saccharicrinis fermentans DSM 9555 = JCM 21142, a genomic segment contains:
- a CDS encoding glycoside hydrolase family 88 protein yields MQASYQTHSNVLTNNTKNIFPRSINPDGKIRYVQARDWTSGFYPGMLWLTYDLTKDSQWKHNARLYTEKLENEKLNNRDHDLGFKIMCSYGNGLRITANPAYKDIIIQSAKTLISRFDKKVGCIKSWDHHQEKWQFPVIIDNLMNLELLFTASKLSDDPIYYQVAVSHANKTLANHMREDGSCFHVVDYHPTSGQVMQKCTHQGYADNSSWARGQAWALYGFTMIYRETQDSKFLKQAEKTAQFILNHPSLAKDIIPLWDLDVPQNANEPKDASAAAIIASALYELGSYSKKNRRFYYQKANDIIDSLSSQTYFPDNTYQKGFLLQHSTGHKPKNSEINTPLIYADYYYLEALNRKNNLNDK; encoded by the coding sequence ATGCAGGCATCTTATCAAACACATTCAAATGTGCTTACAAATAATACAAAAAACATATTTCCTCGAAGCATAAACCCGGATGGAAAAATTAGATATGTACAAGCTCGCGATTGGACCAGTGGATTTTATCCTGGCATGCTTTGGCTCACCTACGACCTTACAAAAGATTCGCAGTGGAAACATAACGCAAGGTTATACACTGAAAAATTAGAGAATGAGAAATTAAACAACAGAGACCACGATTTAGGATTCAAAATAATGTGCAGTTACGGGAATGGACTGCGCATAACAGCAAATCCAGCTTATAAGGATATCATTATTCAATCGGCAAAAACCCTCATCTCCCGATTTGACAAAAAAGTAGGATGCATAAAATCATGGGACCATCACCAAGAAAAATGGCAATTCCCAGTCATTATTGATAATTTAATGAATCTCGAGTTATTATTTACTGCATCTAAGTTATCCGATGATCCTATATATTATCAAGTAGCAGTGAGCCATGCCAACAAAACATTGGCCAACCACATGCGCGAAGATGGTAGTTGTTTTCATGTGGTAGACTATCATCCTACATCCGGACAAGTTATGCAGAAATGTACACATCAGGGATATGCAGACAATTCCTCATGGGCAAGAGGACAAGCATGGGCACTATACGGATTCACCATGATTTACAGGGAAACCCAGGACAGTAAATTTCTGAAACAAGCTGAAAAAACTGCCCAGTTCATTTTAAACCATCCCAGCTTGGCAAAGGACATCATACCATTATGGGACCTGGACGTACCTCAAAATGCAAACGAACCAAAAGATGCCTCAGCTGCTGCAATTATAGCTTCAGCTCTTTACGAACTAGGATCCTATAGCAAGAAAAACCGTCGTTTCTATTATCAAAAGGCCAACGATATCATAGATTCCTTAAGTAGCCAGACCTACTTCCCCGACAATACATATCAAAAAGGCTTCTTACTGCAACACTCTACCGGTCATAAACCTAAAAACAGCGAAATAAATACTCCATTGATATATGCCGATTACTATTACCTAGAGGCACTAAATCGGAAAAACAACCTTAACGATAAATAA